CCTACGCCGCCCGGACATTTGCCGATTGAAGAATCCTACATCGAAAACATTTTGCGTTTGAATCTCGGCAAAATTGCCACCATTTACATGACGTTTGAAAACAATACGCAATGGAACGCCAAAGTGTTCAAAGGCAAACTGGAAGCCGCCGGACGCGACCATATCATCATCAGCGATCCGCAAACCGGGGTACGCACGCTGCTGTTAATGGTAAATCTCGACTACATCACATTTGAAGGGGAATTAAATTACACATACCCGTTTGCCGGAAGATAAGAAAAAACGTCCGGGAAATACTGAACTGCTCCCGAACAAGTAAACAGTGAAAAAAACAAATTGTATTCGGTGGACTCCGTCAATAACAGGCTCCTGATCATGGTGCAACGCTAGTGGCGTATTACGGCAAAAATGCGGATAT
This is a stretch of genomic DNA from Bacilli bacterium. It encodes these proteins:
- the gerQ gene encoding spore coat protein GerQ translates to PTPPGHLPIEESYIENILRLNLGKIATIYMTFENNTQWNAKVFKGKLEAAGRDHIIISDPQTGVRTLLLMVNLDYITFEGELNYTYPFAGR